Proteins encoded in a region of the Chryseobacterium piperi genome:
- the trmD gene encoding tRNA (guanosine(37)-N1)-methyltransferase TrmD, whose protein sequence is MRIDIISVLPELMESPFKTSILRRAMDKGLVEVHFHHLREWAINKHRQIDDEPYGGGAGMVMMVEPLDNCISELKSQRDYDDVIYLTPDGITLNQKIANSLSIKNNLIFLCGHYKGIDQRVRDLHITKEISIGDYVLTGGELAACVLSDSIIRLIPGVLNDEQSALTDSFQDNLLSPPIYTRPENYKGLEVPKVLLSGNFGRIEEWRHNEAVRITQEKRPDLL, encoded by the coding sequence ATGAGAATTGATATTATAAGCGTACTTCCTGAGTTGATGGAAAGTCCGTTCAAAACTTCTATTTTAAGAAGGGCTATGGATAAGGGATTGGTAGAAGTACATTTTCACCATCTGAGAGAATGGGCAATCAATAAGCACAGGCAGATAGATGATGAGCCTTATGGAGGAGGAGCCGGAATGGTGATGATGGTTGAGCCTCTTGATAACTGTATTTCTGAGCTTAAGTCACAGAGAGATTATGATGATGTGATTTATCTTACTCCTGATGGAATTACATTAAATCAAAAAATAGCCAATTCACTTTCTATAAAAAATAACTTAATTTTTTTATGTGGCCATTATAAAGGTATTGACCAAAGAGTTCGGGATTTACATATTACGAAAGAAATATCGATCGGAGACTATGTTCTTACCGGTGGAGAATTGGCAGCCTGTGTATTGTCAGATTCTATTATAAGATTGATTCCTGGTGTTCTAAATGACGAGCAAAGTGCTTTAACAGATAGTTTTCAGGACAACCTTCTTTCACCTCCAATCTATACAAGACCTGAAAATTATAAAGGTCTTGAGGTTCCAAAGGTCCTGTTAAGCGGTAATTTTGGCAGAATTGAAGAGTGGCGTCATAATGAAGCGGTAAGAATTACCCAAGAAAAACGACCTGATTTACTGTAA
- the dusB gene encoding tRNA dihydrouridine synthase DusB — MIKIGNIELPEFPLLLAPMEDVSDPPFRRLCKMHGADLMYSEFISSEGLIRDAMKSRKKLDIFDYERPVGIQIFGGDEEAMAMSARIVETVNPDLVDINFGCPVKKVVCKGAGAGVLKDIDLMVRLTKAVVSSTHLPVTVKTRLGWDSTSINIDEVAERLQETGIKALTIHARTRGQMYKGEADWEHISRIKQNPNIEIPIFGNGDIDSPEKALAYKQKYACDGIMIGRAAIGYPWIFNEIKHFFKTGEHLPEPTIADRLLAVRQHAEWSAEWKGEKLGLIEMRQHYSNYFRGIPHFKEFRKKFLEVFTLAEMDVLLKETQQFYEEYQEQV, encoded by the coding sequence ATGATAAAAATAGGCAATATAGAACTGCCGGAATTTCCGCTTTTACTGGCACCCATGGAAGATGTAAGTGATCCGCCATTCAGACGCTTATGCAAAATGCATGGTGCAGATTTGATGTACTCAGAATTTATCTCTTCTGAGGGCTTAATTCGTGATGCTATGAAGAGCCGTAAAAAACTGGATATTTTCGATTATGAAAGACCAGTTGGAATTCAGATTTTCGGAGGAGATGAAGAAGCTATGGCTATGTCTGCAAGGATTGTAGAAACAGTAAATCCTGATCTTGTAGATATTAACTTCGGATGCCCGGTAAAAAAAGTGGTTTGCAAAGGAGCAGGAGCAGGAGTACTAAAAGATATTGACCTAATGGTGCGCCTTACTAAAGCAGTAGTGAGTTCTACTCATCTTCCTGTTACGGTAAAAACACGTTTAGGATGGGACAGCACATCTATTAATATCGATGAAGTTGCAGAACGTTTACAGGAAACAGGTATTAAAGCCTTAACCATACATGCAAGAACCAGAGGGCAAATGTATAAAGGAGAAGCAGACTGGGAACATATTTCAAGAATAAAGCAAAATCCTAATATTGAGATTCCTATTTTTGGTAATGGTGATATAGATTCCCCTGAAAAAGCATTGGCATATAAACAAAAATATGCTTGTGATGGAATAATGATTGGGCGTGCTGCCATAGGATATCCATGGATATTTAATGAAATCAAGCATTTCTTTAAAACCGGAGAACATCTTCCCGAGCCTACTATTGCAGACCGTTTATTAGCGGTTCGCCAACATGCCGAATGGAGTGCTGAATGGAAAGGTGAAAAGCTGGGATTGATAGAAATGAGACAGCATTACAGCAATTACTTCAGAGGAATCCCCCACTTCAAAGAATTCCGTAAGAAATTTCTTGAAGTATTCACATTAGCAGAAATGGATGTCCTGCTCAAAGAAACCCAACAGTTTTACGAAGAATATCAGGAACAAGTATAA
- the deoC gene encoding deoxyribose-phosphate aldolase: MNIAQYLDSTYLKTPAQAGISENETLQIDKDLTQEAIDNGIFAVMIRPDYVSEIKKYIQGKNSNVVVGTVIGFHEGTYSIEEKITEAAQAIKDGADELDFVINYNAYLEGNVDWVKEEFVKCTQLCIQHHKVAKWIIEIAALTDAQIADLTQHISEWAEENFSEKDLPSIFVKSSTGFYQTIGGKPNGATFEGVKIMLDNAGKLPVKAAGGVRTPEDAEKMIKMGVKRIGTSSALALIKNQSASQGY; encoded by the coding sequence ATGAATATTGCTCAATATTTGGATTCAACTTATCTGAAAACTCCGGCTCAGGCAGGAATTTCAGAAAATGAAACGTTACAGATAGATAAAGACCTTACGCAGGAAGCTATTGATAATGGTATTTTTGCAGTAATGATCCGACCGGATTATGTGTCTGAAATCAAGAAGTATATTCAGGGAAAAAATTCAAATGTTGTGGTGGGGACTGTTATTGGCTTTCATGAGGGGACTTATTCCATTGAAGAAAAAATTACAGAAGCCGCTCAGGCAATTAAGGATGGAGCTGACGAGCTAGATTTTGTTATTAATTACAATGCCTACCTTGAAGGGAATGTAGATTGGGTAAAAGAAGAATTTGTAAAATGTACACAGTTATGTATACAGCATCATAAAGTAGCAAAATGGATTATTGAAATTGCTGCTTTAACCGATGCACAAATTGCTGATTTGACTCAACATATTTCTGAATGGGCAGAAGAAAATTTCTCAGAAAAAGATTTACCTTCTATTTTTGTTAAATCTTCGACGGGATTTTATCAAACTATCGGTGGAAAGCCTAATGGAGCTACTTTTGAAGGAGTGAAAATTATGCTGGACAATGCCGGAAAACTTCCGGTAAAAGCCGCAGGTGGGGTAAGAACTCCTGAAGATGCAGAAAAAATGATTAAAATGGGGGTGAAACGAATAGGAACTTCTTCAGCATTGGCTTTGATAAAAAATCAATCAGCTTCACAGGGATATTAG
- a CDS encoding Lrp/AsnC ligand binding domain-containing protein, whose translation MKNSNNASYHLDSIDKEIIYMLMDNAKTSLAHISKHVGISTTAVHQRIKKLEHAGVIENSISFLNPKKIGYKVISYIGVFLDQPSHYPDVVKSLKDVNEVVEAHYTTGNYTIFLKVLCKDNDHLMQILSKLQKLKGVTRTETFISLEQGINRQLKV comes from the coding sequence ATGAAAAATTCGAACAATGCTAGCTATCATTTAGATTCAATCGACAAAGAAATTATCTACATGCTAATGGATAATGCTAAAACTTCTTTGGCACACATTTCAAAACATGTGGGGATTTCTACAACAGCGGTTCACCAGAGAATTAAGAAATTAGAGCACGCAGGTGTTATCGAAAATTCTATTTCTTTCCTGAACCCTAAGAAGATTGGTTATAAGGTGATTTCTTACATCGGCGTGTTTTTAGACCAGCCAAGCCATTATCCGGACGTTGTTAAATCTTTAAAGGATGTTAATGAGGTTGTAGAAGCTCATTATACGACAGGAAATTATACTATTTTCCTGAAGGTTCTTTGTAAGGACAACGATCATTTAATGCAGATTCTTAGTAAACTTCAGAAATTAAAAGGAGTTACAAGAACAGAAACCTTTATATCTTTGGAACAAGGTATTAACAGACAATTGAAAGTATAA
- a CDS encoding endonuclease/exonuclease/phosphatase family protein produces MELFTFYNVENLFLPDIKPVHKFDPTKSGLWNWDERKYKNKLFKIAHVFQLLKEKNGILPFIIGLSEISGRKVLENLVELEPFNSKYGIIHYNSMDERKVDVALLYDKSKIEVIDSEAITFFFEITTKNSEYYDTTRDVLYSKLKYKGEIINVFVTHLPSKRDKDVNKPKRDFILNEIHNRILNIVNEKKEHVILCGDFNENPDDENLINILYDNNHNKVLENPFHELFSTGNYSTFHYKSGLLFDQIILSKSFYNADSNINLSFQTAEIFNSEKISSRDKRFADRPFRTYAGTRYLGGYSDHFPVCVRL; encoded by the coding sequence ATGGAGTTGTTTACTTTTTATAATGTAGAAAATTTATTTTTGCCGGACATAAAACCTGTTCATAAATTTGATCCAACAAAATCGGGGTTGTGGAACTGGGATGAAAGGAAATATAAAAACAAGCTCTTTAAAATTGCACACGTTTTTCAGTTATTAAAAGAAAAAAATGGTATATTGCCTTTTATCATTGGTTTATCTGAGATTTCCGGAAGGAAAGTTTTAGAAAATCTGGTGGAATTGGAGCCTTTTAATTCGAAATATGGAATTATACATTATAATTCTATGGATGAAAGAAAGGTAGATGTTGCACTTTTATATGATAAAAGTAAAATAGAGGTAATTGATTCAGAAGCTATTACTTTCTTTTTTGAGATTACCACTAAAAATAGTGAATATTACGACACAACTAGAGATGTACTTTATTCAAAATTAAAATATAAAGGCGAGATTATTAATGTTTTTGTCACTCATCTTCCCTCTAAGAGAGATAAAGACGTTAATAAACCAAAAAGAGACTTTATATTGAATGAAATTCACAACAGGATTCTAAATATTGTGAATGAGAAGAAAGAACATGTGATATTGTGTGGTGATTTTAACGAGAACCCAGATGATGAAAATTTGATTAACATTCTTTATGATAATAATCATAATAAAGTATTAGAAAATCCATTTCACGAATTATTTTCTACAGGAAATTATTCTACTTTTCATTACAAATCTGGTTTATTATTTGATCAGATTATATTGTCAAAATCATTTTACAATGCTGATAGCAATATAAATCTGTCCTTTCAGACTGCTGAAATTTTCAATTCTGAAAAAATTAGCAGCCGTGATAAGAGATTTGCTGACAGACCCTTTCGAACATATGCCGGAACAAGGTATTTAGGAGGGTACAGCGATCACTTTCCGGTGTGTGTAAGGCTTTAG
- a CDS encoding T9SS type A sorting domain-containing protein gives MRKIYSLVVALATATVVYAQTTITQWNFDDYTSSASTGSGMATVIVATGDPTFPAGNPGRSWSVAGFPVQGTGSGTAGFQFEASTEGYSGITVSVDMAGSNTGSKYYQMQYTANGSTWIDIGAVTAIGSTSPLNWTTITNSIPSDADHNPNFAFRVVSVFDPANNSTYAAIGASSNYNATSGTGRVDNVTISGTGEALSVSDVNSVKPNFIKNTFVKDDEIIFGAPVRDMKVYNMYGMIVKQTSVKEGETINVSELQKGSYIVTGIVNNEPVSQKILKD, from the coding sequence ATGAGAAAGATTTATTCTCTAGTAGTTGCTTTGGCAACTGCAACGGTAGTGTATGCACAAACTACTATTACTCAATGGAATTTTGACGATTATACGAGCAGTGCTTCAACAGGTTCAGGAATGGCAACGGTAATAGTTGCAACCGGTGACCCAACTTTTCCTGCCGGAAATCCCGGAAGGTCATGGAGCGTAGCCGGATTTCCCGTACAGGGTACAGGATCTGGAACAGCAGGATTTCAATTTGAAGCAAGTACTGAAGGATACAGCGGAATTACGGTATCAGTAGATATGGCAGGTTCCAATACCGGGTCTAAGTACTATCAGATGCAGTATACTGCTAACGGTTCAACATGGATTGATATTGGTGCAGTGACAGCTATTGGATCGACCTCTCCTTTAAACTGGACTACTATTACGAACTCTATCCCATCTGATGCGGATCATAATCCTAATTTTGCATTTAGAGTTGTATCTGTATTTGATCCGGCCAATAATAGTACCTATGCTGCGATAGGGGCCTCTTCAAATTATAATGCTACATCAGGAACGGGAAGGGTGGATAATGTGACTATTTCAGGAACGGGAGAAGCTTTGTCTGTTTCGGATGTGAATAGCGTAAAACCAAATTTTATTAAAAATACTTTTGTGAAAGATGACGAAATTATTTTTGGAGCTCCGGTAAGAGATATGAAAGTATACAATATGTATGGGATGATTGTAAAACAAACTTCTGTAAAAGAAGGTGAAACTATAAATGTTTCCGAGTTACAAAAAGGAAGTTATATTGTTACCGGTATCGTAAACAATGAGCCGGTTTCTCAGAAAATTTTAAAAGATTAA
- a CDS encoding NAD(P)/FAD-dependent oxidoreductase yields METREKIIIIGGGFAGLQLAKTLNNKNKKVMVLDRVNHHMFQPLFYQVACGRIEPSNISFPFRKIFQQSRNTQFRLTEVKSIDPVQNKVIADGAEFSYDKLIIATGCKTNFFGNQDLEGKAFGMKNTQEAISIRNHVLMTFEKLILEKSRSDDGNWNIVIVGSGPTGVELAGAFAEMKKEILPRDYPYMNFDNLKIILVSSTEKPLAVMSKEAQDKSEKYLKDLGVTFLSGEIVTDYDGDQVIMKSGKKIPSNNVIWAAGVTGNVVDGFPEENLIRNRYIVDRYNKVKGYDNIYAIGDIAYMETPKYPQGHPQVANVAINQAKNLGRNLLKKDNSEWKEYEYDDRGSLATIGKHRAVVDLPFIKFQGFIAWYFWMFLHLMLILSVRNKLAVFFNWMWSYFNKDSSLRLIISPTKKNGTLQ; encoded by the coding sequence ATGGAAACACGCGAAAAAATCATCATTATCGGGGGAGGTTTTGCGGGACTACAACTTGCGAAAACTCTGAACAATAAAAATAAAAAAGTAATGGTTCTTGATCGGGTAAACCATCACATGTTTCAGCCGCTTTTTTATCAGGTAGCGTGTGGGAGGATAGAGCCTTCCAATATTTCCTTTCCTTTCAGGAAAATTTTTCAGCAATCCAGAAATACCCAATTTCGTTTAACAGAAGTGAAGTCGATCGATCCTGTTCAAAATAAAGTGATTGCCGATGGAGCAGAATTTAGTTATGATAAATTGATTATAGCAACAGGCTGCAAAACGAATTTTTTCGGGAATCAGGATCTTGAAGGAAAAGCTTTCGGAATGAAAAATACCCAGGAAGCAATCAGCATAAGAAATCATGTTTTAATGACTTTTGAGAAATTAATTCTTGAAAAGAGCAGAAGTGATGATGGAAACTGGAATATTGTCATCGTAGGAAGCGGACCTACAGGAGTAGAGTTGGCAGGTGCTTTTGCAGAAATGAAAAAGGAAATTCTGCCAAGAGATTATCCGTACATGAATTTTGACAATCTTAAAATTATTCTGGTAAGCTCTACCGAAAAACCTCTTGCTGTAATGAGTAAGGAAGCTCAGGATAAATCTGAGAAGTATCTTAAAGATCTTGGGGTGACTTTCCTGAGTGGAGAAATTGTTACTGACTACGATGGTGATCAGGTTATTATGAAAAGTGGAAAAAAGATTCCATCCAATAATGTGATCTGGGCTGCGGGGGTAACGGGAAATGTCGTTGACGGATTTCCGGAAGAAAATTTAATTAGAAACAGATATATAGTAGACCGATATAATAAAGTAAAAGGATACGATAATATTTATGCCATAGGAGATATTGCCTATATGGAAACTCCAAAATATCCGCAGGGGCACCCTCAGGTAGCTAATGTGGCTATTAACCAGGCTAAAAATTTGGGTAGAAACCTTTTAAAAAAGGACAACAGTGAGTGGAAAGAGTATGAATATGATGATCGGGGATCTTTGGCTACCATTGGAAAGCACAGAGCGGTTGTAGATTTACCATTTATAAAGTTTCAGGGTTTTATAGCATGGTATTTTTGGATGTTTTTACACTTGATGCTTATTCTTAGTGTTAGAAATAAGCTTGCTGTGTTCTTTAACTGGATGTGGAGCTATTTTAATAAAGACTCTTCTTTACGTTTAATTATTTCACCTACTAAGAAAAACGGAACATTACAATGA